The DNA segment AAGAAGACGGCGTATACGGTCCTCATCATCAACAACAAGCACTCTAACTTGTTCACTCATAAGTACTCATCCCCTAACTCTCATTTACATTCATACTTCCCATTTAAATTTAAACGAATAAATAAATGGAATTTCTCGTACCCACATACGAAAAAGCCATACAATTTCCTATACCAAAATTCCTACGTTTTAAATTATACATGTTTTTCACAAAACACGCTATTAGAAAGTATATTTTGTATTGAATAGTTACTTTTTGTTCTTACCAAATCTCGCTTCTGTTTTTAATTGTTTTACTTCATGATGTGATAATTCGCGACGTTCCCCTGCATTTAAACCACGTAAATTTAAGAATGAATATTCTTCACGCGATAATTTTTGCACTTCAAAACCAACGGCTTCGAACATTTTACGCACTTGACGATTTCGACCTTCATGAATCGTGATTTCTACAATAGCTTTATTTTTTGCTTTATCAGAGGAGCGTACTTTTACTTTTGCTGGTGCAGTTTTGCGACCATCAATTACTACTCCACGTTCTAATTCACGAATAACTTCGCGTTCTGGAATTCCTTTTATACGAGCAATGTATGTTTTTGAAACTTCATTTTTTGGATGCATAAGTAAGTTGGCAAAATCACCGTCATTCGTCATTAATAATAAGCCAGATGTATCATAATCTAGTCTTCCAACTGGATAAAGTCTTTCTGGAATATCAGTAAAATAATCTGCTACAGTTGTACGACCTTTATCATCCGTGACAGCTGATACCGTGCCTCTTGGTTTGTAAAAAAGGAAATAGCGATGTTCTTCTTTTGTAAGCTGAATTCCTTCAACTTCAATTCGTTCTGTTCCACTTACTTTAACGCCTAATTCAGTAACTACTTTACCATTCACTGTTACTTTACCTTCTTGAATAAGCTTCTCTGCTTTTCTTCTAGATGTAATACCTGCATTCGCAATCACTTTTTGTAAACGTTCCATTCTTATTCCTCCTCCTGTTCTTTACTTTGGTTAAACCGGTCAAAAAACAGGTCCATTTCATTTTGATCTGGGTCGTCTGCTTCTGGGTCAGCAAGCTTTGGTAAATCCTCTAAAGAATTAAGTCCAAAAGCATCTAAAAACTCACTTGTAGTAACGTAAAGCTTTGCTCGTCCCGCTCCGTCAACGCGACCTTTATCAGTAACTAGTCCTTTTGCAACAAGCGTTCTAATTGGTCCGTCTGTTTGAACCCCGCGAACCTCATCCACTTCCATTCTTGTTACAGGTTGACGATACGCGATAATGGCTAAAGTTTCGAGTGATGCTTGTGATAAAACCGTATTGCTCGGAACTTCCACTAATTTACGTAAGTATTCTGCATGTGCTTTTTTCGTAGCTAATTGAAATGTGCCAGCAAGCTCTAATAAAATAAGGCCTCTATCCGCATTTCCGTTATATCGTTCACTTAAAAGTTCTAATAAATTGAGTGCTTCAATATGCGTGATTTCCATGACTTCCGTTAATTGTTCCGTTGAAAGACCTGCATCCCCCGCCGCAAAAAGCAAACTTTCTAGTATACCAAATTGTTCTTCTCTGTTCACGATAGTTCTTCCCCTTTACCTTGCACATATAAATCCGCAAAACTTTCCGATTGCTCCACTTCGACTAATTTTCGTTTCATTAATTCCAGCAAAGCTAAAAACGTAACGACAAGCTGCTCTTTTGTCTGTTCCTCAAACAATTCATCAAAACGCAAACGGTGATTTTTTTGTTGGTTAAGTTTTCCAAGCACCGAATTCATTCTATCATCAATCGAAATTTCTTGAGTTGTAATTCTAGTATGCAACGGTTTATTTAATTTTTTTCGTCGTAGCATTTTGTTAAAAGCACTTAACATATCATTTAACGATACATCCAGTTCCGCTACTTTTGTCCCATCATCATATTCAGCCAAATCCATTGGTGGCTTACTGAAATAAAAGCTTCGTTCAGCCTCTTTTTCTTTTAATTCTTTTGCGGCTTCTTTAAAGCGTTTATATTCCATTAGCTTTTCAACTAACGCATCACGTGGATCTTCTTCCTCTTCTAGTGTATCATAATCAATTTCAAGTTCTTGTTTTGGAAGAAGCATTTTACTTTTAATTGCTAGTAAAGTAGCTGCCATCACTAAATATTCACTTGCAACGTCTAATTCCATTTCTTGCATTGTATGAACAAATTCCATATATTGATCGGTAATTTCAGCCATTGGAATATCATAAATATCCACTTCTAATTGTCCGATTAAATGAAGAAGTAAGTCAAGCGGCCCTTCGAATGCGTCCACTTTAAAATTCATTTCTACCATATTTGTCCCGCCCTACTATAATGAAAGATCATTTTGCACTAAATTTTCATATGTTTCACGGGCAACGATTAATTTATCAACACCGTTTTCCACAAAAACAACTGGTGGTCTTGGTATTCGGTTATAATTACTTGCCATCGCATAACCATACGCTCCTGTACAAAAGACTGCTAGCACTTCGCCCGCATTCGATTTTGGTAGTGGAAGATCCCAAATGAGCATATCACCTGACTCACAACATTTCCCAGCAATTGCCACTGTTTCTTCTGCAACTTTTTCAGGGTTAGCTGCAAGGACCGCATCGTAATGTGCATCGTATAACGCTGGACGGATATTGTCTGACATTCCGCCGTCAACCGCGATATAATTCCGAATTCCCGGTACTTCTTTACGAGAACCTACTTTATATAAAGTTGTTCCTGCTTCACCAACAAGAGAACGCCCTGGTTCAATCCAAATTTCAGGAATAGCAATAGCATTACTGTTTGCCACATCACGCACTTCTTCCATAATTTGACGCACATATTCGCTTGGCTCTAGTGGCTCATCTTCTGCCGTATAACGGACACCAAAACCACCACCAAGATTAAGGACTTTGGAATCAAAGCCAAGTGTGCCGTGCCACTCAACTAATTTATCCATAATGCGACGAGCCGCTAATTTAAAACCAGTTGTTTCAAAAATTTGTGAACCAATATGACAATGAAGTCCAATCAAATCAAAAGAAGCACTCGCATGAAGCACTTGCTTAATTGCTTTTTCAGCTTGACCATTTGTCAGACCAAAGCCAAATTTTGAATCATCCTGTCCAGTTAAAATATAATCATGTGTATGTGCTTCTATACCAGGTGTTACGCGAATTAAAACAGAAGCTTTTTCATTTCTTTCTATTAATATATTTTCTAATAAGTCAATTTCATAATAATTATCAATAACAAAGCAGCCGATACCATAATCAAGTGCCATATGAATTTCTTCTACGCTTTTGTTGTTTCCGTGAAAATGAATTCTTTCAGGAGGAAAATCCGCTTTAATCGCCGTATAAAGTTCTCCGCCCGAAACAACATCGAGTGATAAACCCTCTTCAGCCATTAATTGGTAAATTGCCACCGCAGAAAATGCTTTACTCGCATAAGCAACTTGTGCTTTTACACCTAACTCTTCAAATGTTTTCTTAAATCCTCTTGCTCGGTCACGGATTAGCGCTACATCATAAACGTAAAGAGGCGTACCATATTTTTCAGTAAGCTTTAAAGTGTCCACCCCACCAATTTCGAGATGTCCTTCTGCATTTACATTCATTGTTCCTAGCCGTTCAAACGTCACGCCAATCCCACCTTTACATTATAGATTTTTAAAAGTTCTTTTATATAGTAGCATACTAAGAAGGCGAGCGACAATAACTATCTGAAAATATTATCAAATACATAAAAAACTCAGCCTAAATCCATTATCTTCTTACTCCAGAAAATAACGAACTTGGACTGAGCTTTGCTAACGATTATCTTATGAAATTTTAGCAACAATTGCTTTTACATATTGTAAAAATGTGCTGCGAACTTGCTCTGTTGTTTCAATAACTTCTGTATGAGAAAGTGGTTGGTCCAGAATTCCAGCCGCCATATTGGTAATACAAGAAATACCAAGCACTCGTAGCCCAGCATGATTAGCAATGATTACTTCTGGTACAGTAGACATCCCAACCGCATCTGCTCCAAGTGTGCGCATCATTTGAATTTCAGCAGGGGTTTCATAAGTTGGACCACTGAATCCAGCATAAACACCTTCGCGAATAGTTATATCCAGTTCTTGCGCGATAAGTCTTGCCTCTACACGTAAAGCCAAGTTATAAGCTTCTGACATATCTGGGAAACGCGGACCAAAATGATCATCATTTGCTCCAATAAGTGGGCTCGTTCCAGTAAAGTTGATATGATCAGAAATCAACATTAAATCTCCAGCGGAATATAGTTCATTCACGCCTCCAGCAGCATTCGTAACCACAAGAATTTCTACGCCAAGCTCTTTCATAACACGAACTGGGAACGTAACATCTTGCATAGAATAACCTTCATAAAAATGGAAACGTCCTTGCATTGCAACAACTTCTTTTTCTTCTAGCTCACCAAAAACAAATTGTCCAGCATGTCCTTCTACTGTTGAAACAGGAAAATGAGGAATTTCGCTATAAGAAAGTTTTGTAGGATTCTTTACCTCATCTGCAAGTACACCTAAACCTGATCCAAGAATCAAACCAATTTTTGGTGTTCCAGCATAACTCTCTCTAATTTTTGCAACTGCTTCATTTACTTTTTCTAAACTCATTTTTGTTCCTCCCTTTTCCTATTTCAAGTCTTTTAAGAAACTTTTTCCATATTCAGGCATTTTTACATCAAAATTGTCAGCAACCGTTGCGCCAAGATCAGCGAAAGTTTTGCGCAACTCTAATTCTGAACCGCCATTTTTGAAACGTGGTGAGTATACAAGTAATGGAACAAATTCACGCGTGTGATCAGTACCCGTATAAGTTGGGTCATTTCCATGATCAGCTGTAATAATTAATAGGTCATCCTCTGTCAATTTTTCCATTACTTCTACTAAACGGCCATCAAAATCAACGAGCGCATCCGCATAACCTTGAGGATCACGGCGATGTCCGAAAAGCGCATCAAAATCAACCAGATTAAGGAAACTCATTCCATTAAAATCTTTATCTAATACAGCAATAAATTGATCCATTCCGTCCATGTTTGATTTCGTACGGATAGATTCCGTTACACCTTCCCCATCAAAAATATCTGAAATTTTACCAATTGCAATCACATCTTTACCACCATCTTTTAAAGCATCCATTACAGTTGGTTTAAAAGGTTTTAGCGCATAGTCATGACGGTTTGGTGTTCTAACAAACGCACCTGGTTCCCCGACAAATGGACGTGCAATTATGCGACCAAGCATATAAGGATCATCTAGTGTAATTTCCCGACAAAATTCACAGATCTCGTATAATTCTTCTAAAGGCACCACATCTTCATGAGCCGCAATTTGTAAAACAGAATCAGCCGATGTGTAAACAATTAGGGCGCCAGTTTTCACATGTTCTTCTCCGAGTTCAGCCATGATTTCTGTACCACTTGCAGGTTTATTCCCGATTACTTTTCGACCAGTTTTTTCTTCAATTTGGTTGATTAAATCATCAGGAAATCCATCCGGAAATACGCGGAAAGGTGTATCAATATAAAGTCCCATAATTTCCCAGTGACCCGTCATAGTATCTTTACCATTAGAAGCTTCTTGCATTTTCGTATAGTATGCAAGTGGTTTTTCAGCTTTTTTAATTCCGTCGATTTCGCGGATATTGGATAAACCTAATTTACCCATCTCCGGCATGTTTAAGCCACCAACATGTTTCGCAATATGTCCAAATGTATCTACATCAAAATCACCAAACTTAGCAGCATCTGGTGCTTCTCCAATACCAACTGAATCCATTACAACTACATGTACTCGTTTAAATTTATCTGGCATATTTATTCATCCTTTTCAACTATATTTTTTAAGCGCGCGGGTGAAATTGTTTGTACACATCTTTTAGGCGCAGCTTTGTTACGTGTGTATAAATTTGTGTAGTGGAGATGTCGGCATGGCCAAGAAGTTCTTGTACCGACCTTAAATCAGCCCCATTCTCAAGCAAATGGGTGGCAAATGAATGACGCAAAGTATGCGGTGTAATCGGCTTTTCAATACCTGATTCTTTCGCAATTCCTTTTAAAATCTTCCAGAAACCCTGTCTTGTAAGACCTTGACCATGGTGATTCAAAAAAACAAAATCATTTCGATACTTTGGCCTTCTGAGCTTTGGCCTTGCCTCTTCTAAATATTGCTCCAACACAGTGGTTGCCGTCTTGCCAAGCGGGATAATTCTCTCTTTATCGCCTTTACCAATAGTTTGAATGAAACCCATATGAAGATGCAAATCGTCCATTTTAAGTCTGACAAGTTCTGTTACCCGAAGCCCCGTCGCATATAAAATTTCCATCATTGCTTGATCTCTAAGACCAAGTGGTGTACTTATATCCGAGGAACTTAGCAACTTTTCAACATCATCTAGGTTTAAAACTTTCGGTAAGCTTTGTGCTTGTTTAGGTGTTTCAATTTGGATCATTGGATCATGTGACATTTTTCCGTCATGCATTAAATAATGGAAAAACGATCGCAAGGAAGCAATGTATCGCGCTACGCTTCTTGCTGACTTTCCCTCTTGTCTAGCAAACGCCATAAATCCTACTATGTCACTTCTTTCCAGTATATTTGGATCTGTCAAATTCTTAGAAGTCTCCATATAAGAAACAAAATAGCGTAAATCTCGTTGATATGCTTTGATTGTATTAGCGGATAAGCCTTTCTCTACAATTAAAAAATGTAAAAAATCTTCAATTAAATCATTCATAAGCATTTCCTCCACAAGTCCTATTCTACCATGTTCCACTCCCACTGAAAACGTTTAAGTAATAGAAAAAAACTTGTAATACTTTTCGCGCAATTCAGTCCATCCTTTTAAACATAAAAAAAGTTTGAGATTTATGATCCCAAACTCAGCTATTATTCTTTTTTGATTTTTGTCTGCAATCTGCGCATACTCCTTGGAAAGTTAAACGATGGTCTTTCACGAGAAAATTCCATTTTGATTCAACGATTTTTTCCACATCTTCAAGTAAGTCTTCTTGAATTTCTTCTACAGACCCACATTCCAAACAAACAAGATGATGATGGAAATGTTTAGCTCCCTCTTGTCTCAAATCATAGCGAGATACGCCGTCGCCAAAATTAATTTTATCTACTACACGTAGTTCTGTTAATAACTCTAATGTTCTGTATACAGTTGCAAGGCCAGTGTCAGGCGCAATGTCTTTCACACGCAAGAAAACTTCCTCAGCACTTAAATGATCTTTTTCATTTTCCAGTAAAACGCGAACAGTAGCTTCTCGTTGTGGTGTCAATTTATAACTAGCATCATGAAGTTGTGCTTTAATGCGGCCAATACGACCTTCCATTGTATTTCCTCCCTTGGTTGCTATGACAAGTTGTCGTTCTAAATTATCATCATTATCATTTAACAATAAATACAGTTTATAATAATTATAATTAAAATGCAAGTTCAAAATTCACTTTTCACGTTAAAAATGGCACGTAGTCAATTCCTATTACTTATGTTTACTAAGATATCACAAAAGCAATAGGCTGTCTACAATGATTATCAATTACTGTACAATTTCTCGTTATTAATAATAATTATTATTTAGCTTTAGCAAGAAGGAACAAGAAATATGGTGCACCGATGATTGCCACAACAATGCCTGCAAATATTTCAGAAGGTTGGATAATCAAACGGCCTATCGTATCAGCAAGTAATAATAATAGCCCCCCAGAAAGGGCTGCCGTAATCATTACCCAGCGATGCGATGAACCAACTAATTTTCTAGCAATGTGGGGGCCAATCAGACCAATAAAGGCAATTCCACCACTAACGGAGACACAAGCTGCTGCCAGACCAACAGCTACTATTAATAGAACAAATTTTTCACGTTCTACTCGAACCCCAAGTCCTGTCGCTACTTGGTCGCCAAATGAGAGTACATCAAGTGTTTTTACTTTCATAAAAGCAATCGCTCCTAAAATTAGTAACCACGGTAAAAGCGCAAATACATATTGCCAACTGGATGCCCAAATATTTCCAGCCATCCATTCAGCATAACGTTGATAATTTTGCGGATCCAGTCGAACAGTAAGTAAAGTAATTAAAGCCGCAATCGCTGCAGCAACTGCAATACCTGTTAGTAGCAATCGATTAGGAAGTAACCCTTCACTTCTACTATAAGATAGGCCATACACCACAAACGCAGTTAAAATCGCTCCTATAAATCCAATCAACGGCATAAATAAAACCGGCACATCCATTGTAGATGGAAAGAAGGAAATATAAAGCATGACTGCCAAACCAGCTCCGTTGTTTATTCCCAAAATACCAGGGTCAGCTAGCCCATTGCCAGAAATCCCTTGCAAAATCGTCCCTGAAATCGCAAGCCCTGCGCCCACTAAAAGCGCAATGACAATGCGTGGTAATCGAAATTCAGTCACAATCAGTTGTGTCCCTGCATCTGCCATCCCAAAGAAAGATTTAATTACTTCTAAAAAAGGCAATTTCGAATAACCAGCATTAACACTATATGTAAATGTACAAATAATGAGCACACTTAAAATTATTAAAGTCCATATACGTCGCGACCTTTTCTGCTTTTCCGCAATAGTCATATACATTATAAGTTCCTCCTTTCTTTACGAGCTACATATAAGAAGAAAGGAACACCAATTAACGCAAAAATAACACTGATTGGCGTTTCATATGGTGGATTAATCGTCCTTGCAACAATATCTGCTGCTAAAGTCAAAAATGCCCCAACAACAGCCGAACAAGGAATAATCCAGCGATAATCTACCCCAACCAAAAATCGTACTAAATGTGGCACAATTAAACCAATAAAACCAACCGGCCCAACAACCGATACCGCCAGTCCAGCTAAAATTAAAACGACCACCATAGAAGCTATTTTAACAAAAGTCGTTTTTTCACCTAATCCAACTGCAATATCGTCCCCTAAACTTAAAATCGTAATCGATTTACTTAACAAAATCGCCGCAATCAGTGCTCCAAGTAACCATGGCCACATCGCTGCAAGCTGGCTCCATTTTACTCCAGCAACACCACCAGCATACCAAAATGCTAAATCTTGACTTAGCTGAAAATAGATAGCGAGCCCTTCACTAAGTGCAGTGAGAAGCGAACTTACTGCCGCACCAGCAAGTACTAAGCGTGTTGGCGACATCGCACTCCCAGCAATCGAACTCACACCAAATACCAAGAATGCTCCAATCGCTGCACCAACAAAAGAAAATAAAATCAAATAGTTATAACTAAGCCATGGCATAAACGCAAAACAAATCGCTACCATAAAAGTTGACCCAGCATTCAATCCAAGTAAGCCTGAATCAGCCAGTGGATTTCTTGTAATTCCCTGCATAATTGCTCCAGCTACCGCAAAAGCAGCCCCAATAGCCATATCTGCAATAACTCGAGGAACACGTAAACTCCGGATAATCTGATGCTCCGTATCCGTACTATTATAATGAAAAAGTGCATCCCAAACTGTACTTAAATTAATATCGGCCGCTCCAACCGCAATTCCGAACAACGCAAGAATGAGAAGCAGTAAAATCCCGCCCGATAGTATAAATTTAGCAACAGTCGGTCTAGTATTCATTTTTATCTGTTTTGACTTAACCATCTGCACATGTTCCTTCCATCTAAATTATCCGCTCAAATCAAGTGATAATAATTATCAATCGCAAGGAAAATTATATCAATATCATTCACTAAGCGCAATCTTTAGTTGGATTCAAGTAACTTCTCTACGATAATATCCAACTGCCCTTCTACCGCTAACGGATCATAGTAAAACATTGTATCAAAGTCCATTTGGTACACTTTCCCTGCTTTAAAAGTGGGTAAGTTTTTCCAAATCGGTGAGTTAGTTAAATCTTTTAATGTTTTCTCACCATCTTTTGCTTCACCTGAAGAAGTATTCGTTACGAACATTCTATCCGCTGCAAAATCAGGTAAAACTTCAAGTGAAATTTTTTGCCAATCTTGTCCATCCAGAACATCTTTTTGGATTTTCGTTGGTGCTTTTAGTTGTAAAGCATTATAAATCGCTTGACCACCGCGTCCCATATTTTGTCCCATCACATAAAAATCTTTATCTTGTACTTCATAAATTCCCACTGTTTCATTTGGATCTAATTTTTCTGCTAATTTCGCTCTGCTGTCTTTGGCTTTTTGATGGAATTTATCCAACCACTCTTCTCCAGCTTTCTTTTCACCTACTAAATCTGCAATTTGGCGTACATCTTCTTCCACATTTTTAGAAGTCGCATAAGGAATCAAGACAGTAGGAGCAATTTTAGACATTTTTTCAAACTCATCTTCATTAGAAACAACAATTAAATCAGGCTTTAATTCAGCAACTTTTTCCACTGAAACTGGATCGCCAATATCTGCAATTCCATCCACTTTTCCTTTTAAAAATGGATTTTCCATTTGTTTTGCTCTAGCACCAACTGGTTTCATTCCAAGTAATACTATATTTCCTAAGTATTCCGACGCTACAATCCGTTTTGGATGAGCAGGAATTTCTACTTTCTTCCCATTCGCCATTGTATATGTACGCATCTCGACTTTATCACTTCCAGCCGATTTGTTATCCCCACAAGCAGTCAAAACTATGGTTGTTAAAAGCATTAATACGAGTAACATGATACCCTTTTTCAAACGAATCCCTCCTGTAATTGATAATAATTCTCAGTTAGTATAGCAACTTTCCTCATAAAGTGCAAATCATCACTTGCATCTTTGCTATAAAAACTCTATACTTAACCATTGAGAATGATTATCACCTTAACTTTAAATTGGAGCGATGAAAATGAAAGACCTTCATACAGAAAACTTACAAATTTCATACGACAAACGAATCATTGTTGATGGTTTAGATATAGCCATTCCAGCTAATAAGATAACCGCCTTAGTTGGCGCAAACGGTTCTGGGAAATCGACTATTTTAAAAACGATGTCCCGCTTAATGAAACCTAGTAAAGGTGCTGTTTATTTGGACGGTAAAACGATTCATAATGAACCAACAAGAGAAGTTGCCAAACAATTAGCTATTTTGCCACAAAATCCTTCTGCACCTGATGGTTTGACGGTATTTGAATTAATTTCGTATGGTCGTTCTCCTCATCAAAGTAGTTTTAAATCCATCACTGCAAAAGATCGGGAAATCATTTTCTGGTCATTACGTGTCACTAATTTAACAGAATTTGCCGATCGACCAATTGATAGTTTATCAGGTGGACAACGCCAACGAGCTTGGATTGCAATGTCGCTGGCTCAAGAAACAGACGTTTTATTCCTTGATGAACCAACGACTTTTTTAGATATGACCCATCAACTAGATGTGCTTAATTTATTGAAACAATTAAACCAATCAGAAAACCGTACTATCGTTATGGTTGTTCATGATTTAAATCACGCCTCTCGTTACGCACACCATATGATTGCTATTAAAGAAGGAAAAGTAGTTGCTGAAGGTTCACCAGCTAATGTAATGACCGAACAAACATTAGAAGATGTTTTTAATATCAAAGCAGATATTTTGATTGATCCACGCAGCGGCGTCCCTCTTTGTCTCCCGTACGAAACTTGTAATGGATGCGAAATTGTAAAGGAGCTTGATTCCATTGCCAAATGAAGTATATGATGTCACCATTATTGGCGGCGGTCCAATTGGACTTTTTTCCGCATTTTATAGTGGCCTACGTTCAATGAAAACTAAAATAATTGATGCGGAACCAGCTGTTGGTGGCAAAGTCCGTTACTTTTTTCCCGAAAAAATTATTCGCGACATTGGTGGTATTCCAGCTATTACTGGTGAAAATCTTGTTGCAAATTTAAAAGAACAAGCCGAGACGTTCCATCCAACTATTGTTTGTAATGAGCGTGTAGTGGATGTGACTAGATTAACGGATGGTACTTTTCAATTAATCACTCATAATGGTTCCATCCATTTTTCTAAAACAATTGTTATCGCAACAGGTAGTGGAACTTTTGAAGTAAATAAACTGGAAGCATTACATGTGGAGGATTTTCCACTAGCGATTCATTACGATGTGAAAAATATCGAGCAATTTCGAGATAAAGTTGTTGCCGTTTCCGGTGGAGGAAATTCAGCTATTGACTGGGCCCAAACACTTGAGCCAATCGCTAAACAAGTACATCTTATTTATCGCGGAGAAGATTTTAAAGCACATGAAGAAAGCGTTCGTGAACTTAAAAACTCTCGCGTCAAAATTCATATTCACCATGAAATCCATGAATTATTTGGAACGAACAACCAGCTAGCTGAAATAAGTGTTATTTGCAATCAAACACAAGCTACTAAAACTATTGAAACAGAAGCACTCTTCATTAATCATGGAGTGAAAGTAGATCTTGGAACGATGGCTGAGTGGGGATTCGAACAAGCTGATTTTGGTATCGTTGTAGATGATGAAATGAAAACGACTGTCCCTGGCATTTTTGCTTGTGGAGATAGCGCCACATATCCTCGAAAACTTCGCATTATTGCAGCTGGATTACATGAAGGGCCGATTGCGATTAATAGCGCAAAAAAATATTTAGAACCAACTGCTGCTGATGAAGCAATGATCAGCACTCACCACGAAAGCTTTATTGGTTAAAAAAAGGATTTGGGCTCACTCGCCCAAATCCTTTTTTTCATCACATATACCAAATTCAACAATTCGCATCATTTCCGTAAATTCATTCGCAAGCGGAATAAAGTCATCCATCGTCGCATCTGGATGATGTTGTAAATAAATCGTGCTTTTCTCTGTAATATATTGAAAGAGAGCCGCCATCACTTTATGTGTCGCATCCATATTTACACCTTTTTTTAACTTCATTTCACTTAAAACTTGATTCATTTGCGCTTTTGATTGCTCTATTGCTTTATCAAAAAAGCCATCTAATTTACCTTTTAATTCCGTTGGTGGGTTACCATAAGCTTGCATAATCAAGCCAAATACTGCTGGATATTTACGATTAAAATCCAGTTTCATCTTCGTGGACCAAATCGCCATCTCAACAAAATCTGCCCAGGGTTCTCTTTCCAAACTTACTTCATTCGCTGCAAAATCAATCGCATAACTCACAGCTGCAATA comes from the Listeria welshimeri serovar 6b str. SLCC5334 genome and includes:
- a CDS encoding FecCD family ABC transporter permease produces the protein MYMTIAEKQKRSRRIWTLIILSVLIICTFTYSVNAGYSKLPFLEVIKSFFGMADAGTQLIVTEFRLPRIVIALLVGAGLAISGTILQGISGNGLADPGILGINNGAGLAVMLYISFFPSTMDVPVLFMPLIGFIGAILTAFVVYGLSYSRSEGLLPNRLLLTGIAVAAAIAALITLLTVRLDPQNYQRYAEWMAGNIWASSWQYVFALLPWLLILGAIAFMKVKTLDVLSFGDQVATGLGVRVEREKFVLLIVAVGLAAACVSVSGGIAFIGLIGPHIARKLVGSSHRWVMITAALSGGLLLLLADTIGRLIIQPSEIFAGIVVAIIGAPYFLFLLAKAK
- a CDS encoding FecCD family ABC transporter permease; translated protein: MVKSKQIKMNTRPTVAKFILSGGILLLLILALFGIAVGAADINLSTVWDALFHYNSTDTEHQIIRSLRVPRVIADMAIGAAFAVAGAIMQGITRNPLADSGLLGLNAGSTFMVAICFAFMPWLSYNYLILFSFVGAAIGAFLVFGVSSIAGSAMSPTRLVLAGAAVSSLLTALSEGLAIYFQLSQDLAFWYAGGVAGVKWSQLAAMWPWLLGALIAAILLSKSITILSLGDDIAVGLGEKTTFVKIASMVVVLILAGLAVSVVGPVGFIGLIVPHLVRFLVGVDYRWIIPCSAVVGAFLTLAADIVARTINPPYETPISVIFALIGVPFFLYVARKERRNL
- a CDS encoding iron-hydroxamate ABC transporter substrate-binding protein, whose product is MKKGIMLLVLMLLTTIVLTACGDNKSAGSDKVEMRTYTMANGKKVEIPAHPKRIVASEYLGNIVLLGMKPVGARAKQMENPFLKGKVDGIADIGDPVSVEKVAELKPDLIVVSNEDEFEKMSKIAPTVLIPYATSKNVEEDVRQIADLVGEKKAGEEWLDKFHQKAKDSRAKLAEKLDPNETVGIYEVQDKDFYVMGQNMGRGGQAIYNALQLKAPTKIQKDVLDGQDWQKISLEVLPDFAADRMFVTNTSSGEAKDGEKTLKDLTNSPIWKNLPTFKAGKVYQMDFDTMFYYDPLAVEGQLDIIVEKLLESN
- a CDS encoding ABC transporter ATP-binding protein, encoding MKDLHTENLQISYDKRIIVDGLDIAIPANKITALVGANGSGKSTILKTMSRLMKPSKGAVYLDGKTIHNEPTREVAKQLAILPQNPSAPDGLTVFELISYGRSPHQSSFKSITAKDREIIFWSLRVTNLTEFADRPIDSLSGGQRQRAWIAMSLAQETDVLFLDEPTTFLDMTHQLDVLNLLKQLNQSENRTIVMVVHDLNHASRYAHHMIAIKEGKVVAEGSPANVMTEQTLEDVFNIKADILIDPRSGVPLCLPYETCNGCEIVKELDSIAK
- a CDS encoding NAD(P)/FAD-dependent oxidoreductase; this encodes MPNEVYDVTIIGGGPIGLFSAFYSGLRSMKTKIIDAEPAVGGKVRYFFPEKIIRDIGGIPAITGENLVANLKEQAETFHPTIVCNERVVDVTRLTDGTFQLITHNGSIHFSKTIVIATGSGTFEVNKLEALHVEDFPLAIHYDVKNIEQFRDKVVAVSGGGNSAIDWAQTLEPIAKQVHLIYRGEDFKAHEESVRELKNSRVKIHIHHEIHELFGTNNQLAEISVICNQTQATKTIETEALFINHGVKVDLGTMAEWGFEQADFGIVVDDEMKTTVPGIFACGDSATYPRKLRIIAAGLHEGPIAINSAKKYLEPTAADEAMISTHHESFIG
- the timR gene encoding macrodiolide transporter TimAB transcriptional regulator TimA; the encoded protein is MDEKRVKILDAAMEEFTEKGYQAASTNKICAKAEVSKGLIFHYFGSKEKLYIAAVSYAIDFAANEVSLEREPWADFVEMAIWSTKMKLDFNRKYPAVFGLIMQAYGNPPTELKGKLDGFFDKAIEQSKAQMNQVLSEMKLKKGVNMDATHKVMAALFQYITEKSTIYLQHHPDATMDDFIPLANEFTEMMRIVEFGICDEKKDLGE